DNA from Calditrichota bacterium:
ATCAACGCTTCGCGTAAGGCGGCGCGATTTGTTCGTTTCTGCGACGCGTTCAATATTCCGATTGTGACTTTTGTTGATGTTCCCGGATTTTTGCCGGGTACAGCGCAGGAGTACGGCGGAATTATCATTCACGGTGCGAAGCTACTTTACGCTTACGCTGAAGCAACCGTACCCAAAGTGACAATTATTACCAGAAAAGCCTATGGTGGCGCTTACGACGTGATGAGTTCCAAACATTTACGCGGCGATATCAATTATGCCTGGCCTGCTGCGGAAATTGCTGTAATGGGGCCGCGCGGTGCCATCGAAATTATTTACGGTTCCGAACTTCGTAATGCAGAAAATCCGGACGAAGTACTCAAAAAACGGGAACAGGAATATCGCGAAAAATTTGCCAATCCCTATGTCGCGGCGCAATACGGATTTATCGATGATGTGATTGAACCGAGGAATACGCGTTTTCGCATTATTCGCGCTCTGGAGAGTCTGGCGACCAAACGAGACAATAATCCGCCTAAGAAGCACGGAAATATTCCTCTATGATTATTTACAGGAGCACGGAAATGTTATTCCAGATGACATTAACTCTGGCAAACGTCGGGGAAATGATTTCTTTTTCAACTCAAAAGACAAGCGCGCTGGAACAGGGATTGATAATCAGCATTATTGGCATCAGTGTCGTCTTTCTGGGATTGACGGTTTTGTTTGGCGCTTTGAAAATTTTTCTCTTTGTTACAAATTTAAAAGACAAACAAACTCAAACCCAGACAGATGGATTGGTGATTAAAAAGAAAGGGAAGGAGCCAATTTCCGGCGAGGTCGTTGTGGCGATTTCTCTGGCAATCCATCAAAATCAGGAACAATTTCACGATCTGGAAGAAACTATTTTGACTTTGCATAGAATCACTCGACCATATTCGCCGTGGTCTTCGAAAATACATGTGCTGAGAAAACCGGTGAGATAATTTGTTGATCTGCTCCCGAAATAGATAACCACGAAGCACATGAAAAGCACGAAGGGTAACTAATAAATCGTAATTCGAAGCTCTATTTGTCGAAATAACCAGGGATTAAAAATTTCATAAAAAGATTTTTGTCATAAACATCTTCGTGCTTCGTGGTATTCGTGGTAAAAATAGTTAGAATCTTTGGATATTTCTATTTGTTGGTTAGAGGAAAAGAATGAAAAAATATAAATACTCGATTAATGGTTCGCCGTACGAAGTGAAAATCAAAAAATTGACCGGCGACCACGCGGTT
Protein-coding regions in this window:
- a CDS encoding OadG family protein — encoded protein: MLFQMTLTLANVGEMISFSTQKTSALEQGLIISIIGISVVFLGLTVLFGALKIFLFVTNLKDKQTQTQTDGLVIKKKGKEPISGEVVVAISLAIHQNQEQFHDLEETILTLHRITRPYSPWSSKIHVLRKPVR